A window of Solanum stenotomum isolate F172 chromosome 3, ASM1918654v1, whole genome shotgun sequence contains these coding sequences:
- the LOC125859703 gene encoding acid beta-fructofuranosidase: MATQYHSSYDPENSASHYTFLPDQHDSGHRKSLKIISGIFLSSLLLLSLVFFPILNNQSPDLQSNARSPAPPSRGVSQGVSDKTFRDVVNASHVSYAWSNAMLSWQRTAYHFQPQKNWMNDPNGPLYHKGWYHLFYQYNPDSAIWGNITWGHAVSKDLIHWLYLPFAMVPDQWYDINGVWTGSATILPDGQIMMLYTGDTDDYVQVQNLAYPANLSDPLLLDWVKYKGNPVLVPPPGIGVKDFRDPTTAWTGPQNGQWLLTIGSKIGKTGIALVYETSNFTSFKLLDEVLHAVPGTGMWECVDFYPVSTEKTNGLDTSYNGPGVKHVLKASLDDNKQDHYAIGTYDLTKNKWTPDNPELDCGIGLKLDYGKYYASKTFYDPKKQRRVLWGWIGETDSESADLQKGWASVQSIPRTVLYDKKTGTQLLQWPVEEIESLRAGDPIVKQANLQPGSIELLHVDSAAELDIEASFEVDKVTLQGIIEADHVGFSCSTSGGAASRGILGPFGVVVIADQTLSELTPVYFYISKGADGRAETHFCADQTRSSVAPGVAKQVYGSSVPVLDGEKHSMRLLVDHSIVESFAQGGRTVITSRIYPTKAVNGAARLFVFNNATGASVTASVKIWSLESANIRSFPLQDL; this comes from the exons ATGGCCACCCAGTACCACTCAAGTTATGACCCGGAAAACTCCGCCTCCCATTACACATTCCTCCCGGATCAACACGATTCCGGCCACCGGAAATCCCTTAAAATCATCTCCGGCATTTTCCTCTCCTCTCTCCTTTTGCTTTCTTTAGTCTTCTTTCCGATCCTCAACAACCAGTCACCGGACTTGCAAAGTAACGCCCGTTCGCCGGCGCCGCCGTCAAGAGGTGTTTCTCAGGGAGTCTCCGATAAGACTTTTCGAGATGTCGTCAATGCTAGTCACGTTTCATATGCGTGGTCCAATGCTATGCTTAGCTGGCAAAGAACTGCTTACCATTTTCAACCTCAAAAAAATTGGATGAACG ATCCTAATG GTCCATTGTACCACAAGGGATGGTATCATCTTTTTTATCAATACAATCCAGATTCAGCTATTTGGGGAAATATCACATGGGGCCATGCCGTATCCAAGGACTTGATCCACTGGCTCTACTTGCCTTTTGCCATGGTTCCTGATCAATGGTACGATATTAACGGTGTCTGGACTGGGTCCGCTACTATCCTACCCGATGGTCAGATCATGATGCTTTATACTGGTGACACTGATGATTATGTGCAAGTGCAAAATCTTGCTTACCCCGCCAACTTATCTGATCCTCTCCTTCTAGACTGGGTCAAGTACAAAGGCAACCCGGTTCTGGTTCCTCCACCCGGCATTGGTGTCAAGGACTTTAGAGACCCGACCACTGCTTGGACCGGACCCCAAAATGGGCAATGGCTTTTAACAATCGGGTCTAAGATTGGTAAAACGGGTATTGCACTTGTTTATGAAACTTCCAACTTCACAAGCTTTAAGCTATTGGATGAAGTGCTGCATGCGGTTCCGGGTACGGGTATGTGGGAGTGTGTGGACTTTTACCCGGTATCGACTGAAAAAACAAACGGGTTGGACACATCATATAACGGCCCGGGTGTAAAGCATGTGTTGAAAGCAAGCTTAGATGACAATAAGCAAGATCACTATGCTATTGGGACGTATGACTTGACAAAGAACAAATGGACACCCGATAACCCGGAATTGGATTGTGGAATTGGGTTGAAGCTGGATTATGGGAAATATTATGCATCAAAGACATTTTATGACCCGAAGAAACAACGAAGAGTACTGTGGGGATGGATTGGGGAAACTGATAGTGAATCTGCTGACCTGCAGAAGGGATGGGCATCTGTACAG AGTATTCCAAGGACAGTGCTTTACGACAAGAAGACAGGGACACAGCTACTTCAGTGGCCAGTTGAAGAAATTGAAAGCTTAAGAGCGGGTGATCCTATTGTTAAGCAAGCCAATCTTCAACCAGGTTCAATTGAGCTACTCCATGTTGACTCAGCTGCAGAG TTGGATATAGAAGCCTCATTTGAAGTGGACAAAGTCACGCTCCAGGGAATAATTGAAGCAGATCATGTAGGTTTCAGCTGCTCTACTAGTGGAGGTGCTGCTAGCAGAGGCATTTTGGGACCATTTGGTGTCGTTGTAATTGCTGATCAAACGCTATCTGAGCTAACGCCAGTTTACTTCTACATTTCTAAAGGAGCTGATGGTCGAGCTGAGACTCACTTCTGTGCTGATCAAACTAG ATCCTCAGTGGCTCCGGGAGTTGCTAAACAAGTTTATGGTAGTTCAGTACCCGTGTTGGACGGTGAAAAACATTCGATGAGATTATTG GTGGACCACTCAATTGTGGAGAGCTTTGCTCAAGGAGGAAGAACAGTCATAACATCACGAATTTACCCAACAAAGGCAGTGAATGGAGCAGCACGACTCTTCGTTTTCAACAATGCCACAGGGGCTAGCGTGACTGCCTCCGTCAAGATTTGGTCACTTGAGTCGGCTAATATTCGATCCTTCCCCTTGCAAGACTTGTAA